One region of Myxococcus xanthus genomic DNA includes:
- a CDS encoding HAD family hydrolase — MGAMRPTVLLFDIDGTLVTTGGAGRRSMEAAFEKLHGRRDACDSFPMSGMTDRAIVRKAMHIIGVEDSAAAIDAVIDAYVAHLAEEVHKVDDQRYLVFPGMREAVKEARSRSGFAVGLGTGNVREGARVKLERVSIYDQFDFGGFGCDNEDRTELIRCGAKAGAAKLGVPVEECRVVVIGDTPKDVHAAQGVGAECIGVGTGTFSVQAILDAGATVAFPDFSHPQALEILLGGR; from the coding sequence ATGGGAGCCATGCGTCCCACCGTCCTCCTCTTCGATATCGATGGAACCCTGGTCACCACTGGCGGCGCGGGGCGCCGCTCCATGGAAGCCGCTTTCGAGAAGCTGCACGGGCGGCGGGACGCGTGCGACTCGTTCCCCATGTCCGGCATGACCGACCGGGCCATCGTCCGCAAGGCGATGCACATCATCGGCGTGGAGGACTCGGCCGCGGCCATCGACGCGGTCATCGACGCCTACGTCGCCCACCTCGCCGAAGAGGTCCACAAGGTGGATGACCAGCGATACCTCGTCTTCCCGGGCATGCGCGAGGCCGTGAAGGAGGCCCGGTCGCGGTCCGGGTTCGCCGTGGGACTGGGCACGGGCAACGTCCGTGAGGGCGCCCGCGTGAAGTTGGAGCGCGTGAGCATCTACGACCAGTTCGACTTCGGCGGCTTCGGCTGCGACAACGAGGACCGCACCGAGCTGATTCGCTGCGGCGCCAAGGCCGGCGCCGCAAAGCTGGGCGTCCCCGTGGAGGAATGCCGGGTCGTCGTCATCGGCGATACGCCCAAGGACGTCCATGCGGCCCAGGGCGTCGGCGCCGAGTGCATCGGCGTGGGGACCGGGACCTTCTCCGTGCAGGCCATCCTCGACGCAGGGGCCACGGTCGCCTTTCCTGACTTCTCGCATCCCCAGGCCCTGGAGATTCTGCTCGGCGGGCGCTGA
- the cglB gene encoding adventurous gliding motility lipoprotein CglB, whose protein sequence is MRSKLPLLSALSVGAVVLACQTYDFEPVEPLAIAQTTVEEVIKARQSKPNIMLLVDTSGSMTYPVNPSPACDVEFKGSIVPCGGEAPCNVDVCPTRWTTLQSVVPQFLENSGRFVRFALTTYPETRGGESIPDLCRASTAGALLKTLPEQEDDDSLLAHANEINTLLQGIPNGGEGRPLGGTPTSGSLNFVGGLEGLQDPDRENFVILLTDGLPNCNAANPNSGANPELCKCTIEGNQCQSGYLNRGCLDTDASVTAVRELHEKGIQTIVIGFGAETAVGDGPAVLEAMARAGGFKRTCSAERPCGEGDTCNPTTGLCNRSFFQAGNQAELASALEEISLAVKIPEPCLIRLDGPQRPTDPKLLVVYVEGERTPSSDSTWTLNDDGVRFTGQICERILASTPEAPVKIEVRAIRQR, encoded by the coding sequence ATGCGCTCCAAGCTGCCCCTCCTGAGTGCACTCTCCGTCGGCGCCGTCGTCCTGGCCTGTCAGACGTACGACTTCGAGCCGGTGGAGCCGCTGGCCATCGCGCAGACGACGGTTGAGGAGGTCATCAAGGCCCGTCAGAGCAAGCCCAACATCATGTTGTTGGTGGATACCTCCGGGTCCATGACGTACCCGGTGAATCCGTCGCCTGCCTGCGACGTGGAGTTCAAAGGGAGCATAGTTCCCTGCGGTGGCGAAGCGCCGTGCAACGTCGATGTTTGCCCCACGCGTTGGACCACGCTGCAGTCGGTTGTTCCGCAGTTCCTTGAGAACAGCGGTCGTTTCGTTCGTTTCGCGCTGACGACGTATCCCGAGACGCGGGGCGGAGAGTCGATTCCGGACTTGTGTCGTGCCTCCACTGCTGGAGCCCTGCTCAAGACACTGCCCGAGCAGGAGGATGACGATTCGCTGCTGGCGCACGCCAATGAAATCAACACCCTGCTGCAGGGCATCCCCAATGGTGGTGAGGGGCGGCCTCTTGGGGGGACGCCGACCAGCGGAAGTCTGAACTTCGTGGGAGGGCTTGAGGGGCTTCAGGACCCCGACCGGGAGAACTTCGTCATCCTCCTGACGGACGGCCTGCCAAACTGCAACGCGGCGAACCCTAACAGCGGTGCGAACCCGGAGTTGTGCAAGTGCACCATCGAGGGCAACCAATGCCAGAGTGGTTACCTCAACCGTGGATGTCTGGACACCGATGCCTCCGTGACTGCTGTAAGGGAGCTTCATGAAAAGGGCATTCAGACCATCGTGATCGGCTTTGGTGCGGAGACTGCGGTGGGGGATGGGCCGGCAGTGCTGGAAGCGATGGCGCGCGCGGGCGGCTTCAAACGTACGTGTAGCGCGGAACGCCCGTGCGGCGAGGGTGACACGTGCAACCCGACCACGGGGCTGTGCAACCGCTCCTTCTTCCAGGCCGGGAATCAGGCTGAACTTGCCAGCGCTCTGGAGGAGATCAGTCTGGCGGTGAAGATCCCGGAGCCCTGCCTGATTCGGCTGGATGGTCCCCAGCGCCCGACCGACCCCAAGCTGCTCGTGGTCTACGTGGAAGGCGAGCGGACTCCATCGAGCGACAGCACCTGGACGCTGAATGACGACGGTGTGCGCTTCACGGGAC
- the hrpB gene encoding ATP-dependent helicase HrpB — MADVALPIDPLLPDIVSTLRGARSLVLEAPPGAGKTTRVPRALLEAGLGQGKEIIVLQPRRLPTRLAAQRVSEELGERVGESVGYQVRFEDVRSAKTRLSFVTEGVLGRRLLSDPKLRDVGIVVLDEFHERHLSADISLALLRRLQETARPDLKVVVMSATLEAEPIRAYLGGCPSLRSEGRRFDVSVEYLPAPDDRHLDQQVLSGIKRLFTQGVDGDVLVFLPGAGEIRRARDACAEFAERHGTDVLPLHGDLSPAEQDRAVRRSSRRKIILSTNVAETSVTIDGVAVVIDSGLARVASHSPWSGLPTLKLSKVSRASAIQRGGRAGRTRAGHCLRLYTQHDFDGRPEQDAPEIRRTDLAETVLSLRASGITDLAAFPFFEPPPAASLDAAETLLRRLGAVDPAGTVTEVGERLLRFPVHPRQARIIVEGERRGVGAEAAVLAALMGERDIRREARANLGQGGRPAAVVSGPSDLLELFERFREAERANFASGRMHSLSLEAGAVQSVDRVQKQLRRAVRGQGPRPQRPEDVEQALMLSVLAGYPDRVARRRRPRAPELLMFGGGSATLSDVSVVQDADLMVAADAEGRPGKGAVVRLASAVEPEWLLDLYPDTLEEVDTLQWNAEARRVERLTRLSYGNLVLEETRTPAPASEATARVLVEAALAAGPGKFADPEALEQWRTRVALLAGAFPEAKFPTIDDTFLRDALASLCSDARSFKDLEGVSLLDALYARLTSEQQRLLATHAPERVTLPGGRGVKVHYEPGKPPWVESRLQDFFGMAQGPNVCAGRVPLVLHLLAPNMRAVQVTTDLAGFWERHYPAIRKELCRKYPRHSWPEDPQHAQPPAPRPPRR; from the coding sequence ATGGCGGACGTCGCGCTTCCCATCGATCCCCTGTTGCCGGACATCGTCTCCACGCTGCGTGGCGCGCGGTCGCTCGTCCTGGAAGCGCCTCCTGGCGCGGGAAAGACGACGCGCGTGCCTCGCGCGCTCCTGGAGGCCGGGCTCGGTCAGGGGAAGGAAATCATCGTCCTCCAGCCACGCCGGCTTCCCACGCGGCTCGCCGCACAGCGCGTGTCCGAGGAACTGGGCGAACGCGTGGGCGAGTCCGTGGGCTACCAGGTCCGCTTCGAGGACGTGCGCAGCGCGAAGACGCGGCTGTCCTTCGTCACCGAAGGCGTCCTCGGCCGCCGGTTGCTCTCCGACCCGAAGCTTCGCGACGTGGGCATCGTCGTGCTCGACGAGTTCCACGAACGGCACCTGTCCGCGGACATCTCCCTGGCCCTGCTGCGGCGCCTTCAGGAGACGGCGCGCCCCGACCTCAAGGTCGTCGTCATGTCCGCGACGCTGGAGGCGGAGCCCATCCGGGCGTACCTCGGCGGGTGTCCCTCGCTCCGCTCCGAGGGCCGGCGCTTCGACGTGAGCGTGGAGTACCTGCCCGCGCCCGATGACCGACACCTGGACCAGCAGGTGCTCTCCGGCATCAAGCGGCTCTTCACCCAAGGCGTGGATGGCGACGTGCTCGTCTTCCTCCCAGGCGCCGGCGAAATCCGCCGCGCACGCGACGCATGCGCCGAGTTCGCCGAACGCCACGGCACCGACGTGCTCCCCCTCCACGGCGACCTGTCCCCCGCCGAGCAGGACCGCGCCGTGCGGCGGAGCTCGCGACGGAAGATCATCCTCTCCACCAACGTCGCGGAGACGTCCGTCACCATCGACGGCGTGGCGGTGGTCATCGACTCCGGGCTCGCGCGCGTCGCCTCCCACTCCCCCTGGTCTGGCCTGCCCACCCTCAAGCTGTCCAAGGTCAGCCGCGCCTCCGCCATCCAGCGCGGGGGCCGCGCGGGCCGTACGCGTGCGGGCCACTGCCTGCGCCTCTACACCCAGCACGACTTCGACGGCCGCCCGGAGCAGGACGCCCCGGAGATTCGCCGCACGGACCTGGCCGAAACCGTCCTCTCCCTGCGCGCGTCCGGCATCACCGACCTGGCCGCCTTCCCCTTCTTCGAGCCGCCCCCGGCCGCGTCCCTGGACGCCGCGGAGACGCTGCTCCGCCGACTGGGCGCGGTCGACCCCGCCGGCACCGTCACGGAGGTGGGCGAACGGCTCCTGCGCTTCCCCGTCCACCCCCGTCAGGCGCGCATCATCGTCGAGGGTGAGCGCCGGGGCGTGGGCGCCGAAGCCGCCGTGCTCGCCGCCCTCATGGGCGAACGCGACATCCGCCGCGAGGCCCGCGCCAACCTGGGCCAGGGAGGACGCCCGGCCGCCGTTGTCAGCGGGCCGTCCGACCTGCTGGAGCTCTTCGAGCGCTTCCGCGAAGCCGAGCGCGCGAACTTCGCGTCGGGCCGCATGCACTCCCTCTCCCTGGAGGCCGGCGCCGTGCAGTCCGTGGACCGGGTCCAGAAGCAGCTGCGGCGCGCGGTGCGTGGACAGGGCCCCCGGCCCCAGCGGCCCGAGGACGTGGAACAAGCGCTGATGCTCAGCGTGCTCGCCGGCTACCCCGACCGCGTCGCCCGGCGGCGTCGGCCCCGTGCGCCCGAGCTGCTGATGTTCGGAGGAGGGTCGGCCACGCTGTCAGACGTGAGCGTGGTCCAGGACGCCGACCTCATGGTGGCCGCCGACGCCGAAGGACGGCCTGGCAAGGGCGCCGTCGTGCGGCTCGCCAGCGCCGTGGAGCCGGAATGGCTGCTCGACCTCTACCCGGACACGCTGGAGGAGGTGGACACCCTCCAGTGGAACGCCGAGGCCCGACGCGTGGAGCGGCTCACCCGCCTGTCCTACGGCAACCTCGTCCTGGAGGAGACCCGCACGCCCGCGCCCGCCTCTGAGGCCACGGCGCGCGTGCTCGTGGAAGCCGCGCTGGCCGCGGGGCCCGGCAAGTTCGCGGACCCGGAGGCCCTGGAGCAGTGGCGCACCCGCGTGGCCCTGCTGGCCGGGGCCTTCCCCGAGGCGAAGTTCCCCACCATCGACGACACCTTCCTGCGCGATGCGCTGGCGTCGCTCTGCTCGGACGCGCGCAGCTTCAAGGACCTGGAAGGCGTGTCCCTGCTGGACGCGCTCTACGCACGCCTCACCTCCGAGCAGCAGCGGTTGCTGGCCACGCATGCGCCGGAACGGGTGACGCTCCCCGGAGGCCGCGGCGTCAAGGTCCACTACGAGCCGGGCAAGCCGCCCTGGGTCGAGTCGCGACTCCAGGACTTCTTCGGCATGGCGCAGGGGCCCAACGTCTGCGCGGGGCGCGTCCCGCTGGTGCTGCACCTGCTGGCGCCGAACATGCGCGCGGTCCAGGTGACAACCGACCTCGCAGGTTTCTGGGAGCGGCACTACCCCGCCATCCGCAAGGAGCTCTGCCGCAAGTACCCCCGGCACTCGTGGCCCGAGGATCCGCAGCATGCCCAGCCGCCTGCCCCCCGGCCACCGCGCCGTTGA
- a CDS encoding DsrE family protein, protein MAGRVLFFLQHATYEPAFQAATMGITAAAMGDEVYFVFAFDALRQLVGGAYGQPSSAREHEEFARAESLGVLAPPHMLAEARTLGARLIACDTTVRICGYEPESLEGTLDEVMGMASIWRLTAGARVLTL, encoded by the coding sequence ATGGCCGGACGGGTCCTCTTCTTTCTTCAGCACGCCACGTACGAGCCGGCCTTCCAGGCCGCCACCATGGGAATCACCGCCGCTGCCATGGGCGACGAGGTGTACTTCGTCTTCGCCTTCGATGCGCTGCGCCAGCTCGTGGGGGGCGCCTACGGCCAGCCGTCGAGTGCGCGCGAGCACGAGGAGTTCGCACGCGCGGAGTCACTCGGGGTGTTGGCGCCGCCGCACATGCTGGCGGAAGCGCGCACGCTGGGCGCCAGACTGATCGCCTGCGACACCACAGTCCGCATCTGCGGCTACGAACCGGAGTCGCTGGAGGGCACCCTGGATGAAGTGATGGGGATGGCCTCGATTTGGCGACTGACCGCGGGTGCACGGGTGCTCACCCTATAG
- a CDS encoding HEAT repeat domain-containing protein: MSASASSEPALVTSAPSPGADVHAQVVALLDATTRTGAPSDDAWKRLGPGAAPVLSALVVDKGTPTARRTLAVSSLALVDPSGGAVTIRDVLEDAKAPAVVRASAADALRQCLGLDAIPTLISRLQDPESQVREAVAVALGRLGGQQARQALEDRLPIEERALVREALQRGLTLVEP, from the coding sequence ATGAGTGCTTCCGCCAGTTCGGAGCCTGCCCTCGTCACCAGCGCGCCTTCGCCTGGCGCCGACGTCCATGCCCAGGTGGTCGCGCTCCTCGATGCAACGACGCGGACTGGCGCCCCATCAGATGACGCATGGAAGCGCCTGGGACCGGGAGCGGCGCCTGTCCTGTCGGCGCTCGTCGTGGACAAGGGCACCCCTACCGCGCGGCGGACGCTCGCCGTGTCCTCCCTGGCGCTGGTGGATCCATCAGGCGGCGCGGTGACCATCCGCGACGTGCTCGAGGACGCGAAGGCCCCGGCCGTGGTGCGTGCGAGCGCAGCGGACGCCCTGCGCCAGTGCCTGGGGCTGGACGCCATCCCCACGCTCATCTCCCGGCTGCAGGACCCGGAATCACAGGTCCGGGAAGCCGTGGCCGTGGCGCTCGGGCGCCTGGGCGGGCAGCAGGCCCGGCAGGCGCTGGAGGACCGACTCCCCATCGAGGAGCGCGCCCTCGTCCGCGAGGCACTCCAGCGTGGACTCACGCTCGTCGAGCCCTGA
- a CDS encoding GNAT family N-acetyltransferase: MASPTDTSAPVTITQIQSEAELMQALAIREVVFIEEQAVPEGIERDAEDAHAYHVIANQGGHAIGTGRLVMLTQPPANQEGTWGQIGRMAVLQAHRKARVGSMLLTSLEEEARRRGVNGIMLHAQLYALEFYKKHGYLPVGGVFEEAGMEHLEMHKRF; this comes from the coding sequence ATGGCCTCTCCCACGGATACATCCGCGCCCGTCACCATCACTCAGATTCAGAGTGAGGCGGAGCTCATGCAGGCGCTCGCCATCCGCGAGGTGGTGTTCATCGAGGAACAGGCGGTTCCCGAAGGCATCGAGCGCGACGCCGAGGACGCGCACGCCTACCACGTCATCGCCAACCAGGGCGGCCACGCCATCGGCACGGGGCGCCTGGTGATGTTGACGCAGCCTCCGGCCAACCAGGAAGGCACGTGGGGTCAGATTGGCCGCATGGCCGTCCTCCAGGCGCACCGCAAGGCGCGCGTGGGCTCCATGTTGCTGACGTCCCTCGAGGAAGAGGCGCGTCGGCGTGGCGTCAACGGCATCATGCTGCACGCCCAGCTCTACGCGCTGGAGTTCTACAAGAAGCACGGCTACCTGCCGGTCGGCGGTGTCTTCGAGGAAGCCGGCATGGAGCACCTGGAGATGCACAAGCGCTTCTGA